Proteins co-encoded in one Kribbella solani genomic window:
- a CDS encoding protein phosphatase 2C domain-containing protein, protein MTLSLDYATLSDVGRVRRNNEDSAYAGPHLLLLADGMGGAAAGEVASAAAVQVIRRLDTADIGGEDMIEALAGAVHRANERLSELVEEDPEREGMGSTVTALMFDGKQLGLAHLGDSRAYRMRDGQLFQLSHDHTFVQSLVDEGRISQEEAFSHPHRNLILRVLDGRPDSDPDLEMLDVQAGDRLMLCSDGLPDYVSNDVIAASMASGTPDSVVVELITHALEAGSNDNVTCVVADVVETEPASGIAPQLVGAAAELAQGSTGRGEPTAAVRAGGPDGSGGGGHGTSVDPEELRYAPRPPKRFPWLRRITVLVVVLALLGGGAWFGYSWTQKQYYVGTDGDYVAIYKGVDAEIPGISLSSVYERQQLLVDKLPTYSRQQVEGDIQAESLAGARSIVAQLQQTAAECAKLKPTPKPSAKPTAKATTPAVTTPPVSKPPVSTSPPTTASSTPTGPSVNPEDCDGVR, encoded by the coding sequence ATGACCCTGTCGCTCGACTACGCCACACTGTCCGACGTCGGACGCGTGCGCCGCAACAACGAGGATTCGGCGTACGCCGGTCCGCACCTGCTGCTGCTCGCCGACGGAATGGGCGGCGCCGCGGCCGGTGAGGTGGCCAGCGCGGCGGCGGTCCAGGTGATCCGGCGGCTGGACACCGCCGACATCGGCGGCGAGGACATGATCGAGGCACTGGCCGGCGCCGTGCACCGGGCCAACGAGCGGCTCTCGGAGCTGGTCGAGGAGGACCCCGAGCGCGAGGGCATGGGTTCGACCGTGACCGCGCTGATGTTCGACGGCAAGCAGCTCGGGCTGGCGCACCTCGGCGACTCCCGGGCGTACCGGATGCGCGACGGGCAGCTGTTCCAGCTCAGCCACGACCACACTTTCGTCCAGTCGCTGGTCGACGAGGGCCGGATCTCCCAGGAGGAGGCCTTCAGTCACCCGCACCGGAACCTGATCCTCCGGGTGCTGGACGGCCGCCCCGACTCCGACCCGGACCTGGAGATGCTCGACGTCCAGGCCGGCGACCGGCTGATGCTGTGCAGCGACGGCCTGCCCGACTACGTCAGCAACGATGTGATCGCGGCGTCGATGGCGAGCGGTACGCCGGACTCGGTCGTGGTCGAGCTGATCACGCACGCGCTGGAAGCGGGTTCGAACGACAACGTGACCTGCGTGGTCGCGGATGTCGTCGAGACCGAGCCGGCCAGCGGGATCGCGCCGCAGTTGGTCGGCGCCGCCGCGGAGCTCGCCCAGGGCAGCACCGGGCGTGGTGAGCCGACGGCCGCTGTCCGTGCCGGCGGCCCCGACGGCTCCGGCGGCGGCGGTCACGGGACCTCGGTCGACCCGGAGGAGTTGCGGTACGCGCCGCGCCCGCCCAAGCGGTTCCCGTGGTTGCGGAGGATCACGGTCCTGGTCGTCGTCCTCGCGCTGCTCGGTGGTGGCGCCTGGTTCGGCTACAGCTGGACCCAGAAGCAGTACTACGTGGGCACCGACGGCGACTACGTGGCGATCTACAAGGGCGTCGACGCGGAGATCCCCGGCATTTCACTGTCCTCGGTGTACGAGCGGCAGCAGCTGCTCGTCGACAAGCTGCCGACGTACAGCCGTCAGCAGGTCGAGGGCGACATCCAGGCCGAAAGTCTGGCCGGCGCCCGGTCGATCGTGGCCCAGCTGCAGCAGACCGCGGCCGAGTGCGCCAAGCTGAAGCCGACCCCGAAGCCGAGCGCGAAACCGACCGCGAAGGCGACCACCCCGGCGGTGACCACGCCGCCGGTCTCGAAGCCGCCGGTGTCCACCTCACCGCCGACGACGGCCAGTTCGACGCCGACAGGCCCGTCGGTGAACCCCGAAGACTGTGACGGAGTCCGATGA
- a CDS encoding FtsW/RodA/SpoVE family cell cycle protein, with protein MSIASTSVIQIIPRTRRGVELLLLVIAIAVSVGAYVNIGITVQNSVPASTGYYAAGIGLLALIAHLVLRYRAPYADPVLLPCAVLLNGLGVAMIHRIDLGLAIVAEARGKMPKAAAASQQITWTAVGIVLFVVVILVVRDHRRLQAFTYTLGLGGLVLLVLPLVPGLGANVNGAPIWIRIGKMSFQPGEFAKVALVIFFAGYLVVKRDVLTLAGRRFLGLDLPRARDLGPILIAWLASLGVLVFESDLGSSLLFFGLFLFLLYVATERAGWLIIGGVLFVGGAYFAYMTFGHVHRRITDWLDPWAIDGGQIKLGLMGQAWGGVLGRGLGQGHPEATMYANSDMIISSFAEELGLTGLIAILLIFTLIIERGLRTALGCRDIFGKLVATGLAMSFALQVFVIVGGVTGLIPLTGLATPFMALGGTSLVANWAIIALLLRISDQARRPQTPAAPVSDETIAMAVQKQ; from the coding sequence ATGAGTATCGCGTCGACGTCCGTTATCCAGATCATCCCGCGTACTAGGCGCGGGGTGGAGCTGCTGCTGCTCGTGATCGCGATCGCCGTCTCGGTCGGCGCGTACGTGAACATCGGCATCACCGTGCAGAACTCCGTCCCGGCCAGCACCGGGTACTACGCGGCCGGGATCGGTCTGCTCGCGCTGATCGCGCACCTGGTACTGCGGTACCGGGCGCCGTACGCGGACCCGGTGCTGCTGCCCTGCGCGGTGCTGCTGAACGGTCTCGGTGTCGCGATGATCCATCGGATCGACCTCGGGCTGGCGATCGTCGCCGAGGCGAGGGGCAAAATGCCGAAGGCGGCAGCGGCCTCGCAGCAGATCACCTGGACCGCGGTCGGCATCGTGCTGTTCGTGGTGGTCATCCTGGTGGTCCGGGACCACCGCCGGCTGCAGGCGTTCACGTACACGCTCGGTCTGGGCGGTCTGGTCCTGCTGGTGCTGCCGCTCGTCCCGGGGCTCGGCGCGAACGTCAACGGCGCGCCGATCTGGATTCGCATCGGCAAGATGTCGTTCCAGCCCGGTGAGTTCGCCAAGGTCGCCCTGGTCATCTTCTTCGCCGGCTACCTGGTGGTGAAACGGGACGTACTGACCCTGGCCGGCCGCCGCTTCCTCGGGCTGGACCTGCCCCGGGCCCGCGACCTCGGGCCGATCCTGATCGCCTGGCTGGCCAGCCTGGGCGTGCTGGTGTTCGAGAGCGACCTCGGCTCCTCGCTGCTGTTCTTCGGCCTGTTCCTGTTCCTGCTGTACGTCGCGACCGAACGGGCCGGCTGGCTGATCATCGGCGGCGTACTATTCGTCGGCGGCGCGTACTTCGCGTACATGACCTTCGGCCACGTACACCGGCGGATCACCGACTGGCTGGACCCGTGGGCGATCGACGGCGGCCAGATCAAGCTCGGCCTGATGGGTCAGGCCTGGGGCGGTGTCCTCGGCCGTGGCCTCGGCCAGGGTCACCCCGAGGCGACGATGTACGCGAACAGCGACATGATCATCTCCTCGTTCGCCGAGGAGCTCGGGCTGACCGGGCTGATCGCGATCCTGCTGATCTTCACCCTGATCATCGAACGCGGCCTGCGCACCGCGCTCGGCTGCCGGGACATCTTCGGCAAGCTGGTCGCGACCGGTCTGGCGATGTCGTTCGCGCTGCAGGTGTTCGTGATCGTCGGCGGCGTCACCGGCCTGATCCCGCTGACCGGTCTGGCCACCCCGTTCATGGCCCTCGGTGGTACGTCCCTGGTCGCGAACTGGGCGATCATCGCGCTGCTGCTCCGGATCAGTGACCAGGCCCGGCGGCCGCAGACCCCGGCCGCTCCAGTGTCCGACGAAACGATCGCGATGGCGGTGCAGAAGCAGTGA
- a CDS encoding peptidoglycan D,D-transpeptidase FtsI family protein — MNSAIRRLAVAAMILMLALMANSTYLQAFRSNEINGRNDNNRVRDSQFSVNRGPILIGNTPIAKSDPVNDRFKFQRTYPSGPVYAPVTGFYSYLYGRGGIELTMNSELNGSDPSMAFRRIIDVISNRPQQGGSVTLTLNAAAQQAAYNGLAGKIGAVVAIEPKTGKILAMASRPSYDPNLLAAHDSNKVGTAWKNLNAAKEKPMSNRAVQELYPPGSTFKLVTAAAALSSGKYTPDSKVNSPAELPLPQTTVPLVNEDGKNCGGSNSATLTVALRYSCNTAFGTVGMALGADALREQAAKFGFGARPLTELPAVATSQFPADPNEPQTAQSAIGQFDVQATPLQMAMVAAGIANKGEVMKPYLVQSVKTPDLKTVSETKPESLHQAVTPEVASQLTAMMLDVVNNGTGKPGQIKGVQVAGKTGTAQTSKDRPPFAWFTAFAPADDPKVAVAVLIESANIPRDDIAGGKLAAPIAKSVMEAVLGQ, encoded by the coding sequence GTGAATTCGGCGATCCGACGACTGGCCGTCGCGGCGATGATCCTGATGCTCGCGCTGATGGCCAACTCGACGTACCTGCAGGCCTTCCGGTCGAACGAGATCAACGGGCGCAACGACAACAACCGGGTCCGGGACTCGCAGTTCTCGGTGAACCGCGGCCCGATCCTGATCGGCAACACGCCGATCGCGAAGAGCGACCCGGTCAACGACCGGTTCAAGTTCCAGCGCACGTACCCGTCCGGTCCGGTGTACGCGCCGGTGACCGGCTTCTACTCGTACCTGTACGGCCGGGGCGGGATCGAGCTGACGATGAACTCCGAGCTGAACGGCTCGGATCCGTCGATGGCGTTCCGGCGGATCATCGACGTGATCAGCAACCGGCCGCAGCAGGGCGGCAGCGTGACGCTGACGCTGAACGCGGCGGCACAGCAGGCGGCGTACAACGGACTGGCCGGCAAGATCGGCGCGGTGGTGGCGATCGAGCCGAAGACCGGCAAGATCCTGGCGATGGCCAGCCGCCCGTCGTACGACCCGAACCTGCTCGCCGCGCACGACAGCAACAAGGTCGGTACGGCCTGGAAGAACCTGAACGCGGCGAAGGAAAAACCGATGTCCAACCGCGCGGTGCAGGAGCTGTACCCGCCGGGGTCGACGTTCAAGCTGGTGACCGCGGCCGCCGCGCTGTCCAGCGGGAAGTACACGCCGGACAGCAAGGTGAACTCGCCGGCCGAGCTGCCACTGCCGCAGACCACCGTCCCGCTGGTGAACGAGGACGGCAAGAACTGCGGCGGCAGCAACAGCGCGACGCTGACGGTCGCGCTGCGTTACTCGTGCAACACCGCGTTCGGTACGGTCGGCATGGCCCTCGGCGCGGACGCGCTCCGCGAGCAGGCGGCGAAGTTCGGGTTCGGTGCCCGGCCGCTGACCGAGCTGCCGGCCGTCGCCACCAGCCAGTTCCCGGCCGACCCGAACGAACCGCAGACCGCGCAGTCCGCGATCGGCCAGTTCGACGTGCAGGCCACGCCGCTGCAGATGGCGATGGTCGCGGCCGGGATCGCGAACAAGGGCGAGGTGATGAAGCCGTACCTGGTCCAGAGCGTGAAGACCCCGGACCTGAAGACGGTCTCGGAGACCAAGCCGGAGTCGCTGCACCAGGCGGTCACCCCGGAGGTCGCGTCCCAGCTGACCGCGATGATGCTGGACGTCGTCAACAACGGCACCGGCAAGCCGGGCCAGATCAAGGGCGTCCAGGTGGCCGGCAAGACCGGCACCGCGCAGACCTCGAAGGACCGCCCGCCGTTCGCCTGGTTCACCGCGTTCGCGCCGGCCGACGACCCGAAGGTCGCGGTCGCGGTGCTGATCGAGTCGGCGAACATTCCCCGCGACGACATCGCCGGCGGCAAGCTGGCCGCGCCGATCGCGAAAAGCGTGATGGAGGCGGTGCTGGGCCAGTGA
- the pknB gene encoding Stk1 family PASTA domain-containing Ser/Thr kinase: MTSQARLVGGRYEEGEPLGRGGMAEVRRGVDNRLGRSVAIKRLRVDLASDATFQARFRREAQSAASLNHPTIVSVYDTGEEPDPNGSGVTIPYIVMELVTGKTLRDLIREGRKIMPERALEITSGVLEALDYSHRAGIVHRDIKPGNVMLTPQGQVKVMDFGIARAVADTSSTMTQTAAVIGTAQYLSPEQARGETVDARSDLYSTGCLLYELLTGRPPFVGESPVSVAYQHVREQPLPPSSFDPDIPPEVDAVVLKALAKNREERYQSASEMRADIHRVLAGQQVTAPMAAVAETRSMAPTAVAPAATQAFRQTSGNDLLPPGGDDLEEDEDNRSRRNRGLAYFLLGLAIVAVAVGAYALFNHYNKDTKAGGGGATTSTPAKVAVPDLSGKSVAEATALLDAKGLKLTSTSQKSDTVGKGAIISQTPESGTEADQGSTVNVVVSAGPSAFSVPNVIGMSESKAKRTLENAKGQFTVSDKTVEKDSDQRKGTVIEVSPDPSGSYAPGTQFTLTVSSGVVNVEVPSVITQTQDDATAALKALGFRVGYTSVDDPSKPDQTVVAQSKAAGTQQPKGTLITLTINNHQQESPPPTGGPTGQPTGEPSGGPTSPGITIGG; encoded by the coding sequence ATGACATCGCAGGCACGTCTCGTCGGCGGCCGGTACGAAGAAGGCGAACCGCTCGGCCGCGGCGGCATGGCCGAGGTCCGCAGGGGCGTCGACAACCGGCTCGGCCGGAGTGTCGCGATCAAGCGGCTGCGGGTCGACCTGGCCAGTGACGCCACCTTCCAGGCCCGGTTCCGCCGGGAGGCACAGTCGGCCGCGTCGCTGAACCACCCGACCATCGTTTCGGTGTACGACACCGGCGAGGAGCCGGATCCGAACGGTTCCGGCGTCACCATCCCGTACATCGTGATGGAGCTCGTCACCGGTAAGACATTGCGCGACCTGATCCGCGAGGGCCGCAAGATCATGCCGGAGCGAGCGCTGGAGATCACCTCCGGCGTGCTCGAGGCGCTCGACTACAGCCATCGGGCCGGCATCGTGCACCGCGACATCAAGCCCGGCAACGTGATGCTGACCCCGCAGGGCCAGGTCAAGGTGATGGACTTCGGTATCGCCCGCGCGGTCGCCGACACGTCCTCGACGATGACCCAGACCGCGGCCGTGATCGGCACCGCGCAGTACCTGTCCCCGGAGCAGGCCCGCGGCGAGACCGTGGACGCCCGCTCCGACCTGTACTCGACCGGTTGCCTGCTGTACGAACTGCTCACCGGCCGGCCGCCCTTCGTCGGCGAATCACCGGTGTCGGTCGCGTACCAGCATGTCCGCGAGCAGCCGCTGCCGCCGTCGTCGTTCGACCCGGACATTCCGCCGGAGGTCGACGCGGTCGTCCTGAAGGCGCTGGCGAAGAACCGCGAGGAGCGGTACCAGAGCGCCTCCGAGATGCGCGCCGACATCCACCGGGTGCTGGCCGGTCAGCAGGTGACCGCGCCGATGGCGGCGGTCGCGGAGACCCGTTCGATGGCGCCGACCGCGGTCGCGCCGGCGGCCACCCAGGCGTTCCGGCAGACCAGCGGTAACGACCTGCTGCCGCCGGGCGGGGACGACCTGGAAGAGGACGAGGACAACCGCTCCCGGCGGAACCGTGGCCTGGCCTACTTCCTGCTCGGGCTGGCGATCGTCGCGGTGGCCGTCGGGGCGTACGCGCTGTTCAACCACTACAACAAGGACACCAAGGCCGGCGGTGGTGGCGCGACCACCTCGACACCGGCCAAGGTCGCCGTCCCGGACCTCAGCGGCAAGTCGGTGGCCGAGGCGACCGCGCTGCTCGACGCCAAGGGCCTGAAGCTCACCTCCACGTCGCAGAAGAGCGACACGGTCGGTAAGGGCGCGATCATCAGCCAGACGCCGGAGTCCGGTACCGAGGCCGACCAGGGCTCGACCGTGAACGTGGTGGTGTCGGCCGGGCCGAGTGCCTTCTCGGTACCGAACGTGATCGGCATGTCCGAGTCGAAGGCGAAGCGGACGCTGGAGAACGCGAAGGGCCAGTTCACGGTCAGCGACAAGACGGTCGAGAAGGACAGCGACCAGAGGAAGGGCACCGTGATCGAGGTCAGCCCGGACCCGAGCGGCTCGTACGCGCCTGGCACCCAGTTCACCTTGACGGTGTCCAGCGGCGTGGTGAACGTGGAGGTGCCGAGCGTCATCACCCAGACCCAGGACGACGCGACGGCGGCGCTGAAGGCCCTCGGCTTCCGGGTCGGCTACACCTCCGTGGACGATCCGTCCAAGCCGGACCAGACAGTCGTCGCCCAGAGCAAGGCGGCCGGCACGCAGCAGCCGAAGGGCACGTTGATCACACTGACGATCAACAACCACCAGCAGGAATCGCCGCCGCCGACGGGCGGACCGACAGGCCAGCCGACGGGGGAGCCCAGCGGCGGTCCGACGTCACCCGGCATCACCATCGGCGGCTGA
- a CDS encoding aminodeoxychorismate/anthranilate synthase component II, producing MPRILVVDNYDSFVYNLVQYLQQLQADTTVLRNDEVTPEQAGAYDGVLLSPGPGTPEEAGACVDIVKEQGGKVPIFGVCLGLQAIGVAYGGVVGRADELLHGKTSQVYHDGAGVLAGLPSPFTATRYHSLAITQDSVPSELQVTARTDKGVIMAARHHELAVEGVQFHPESVLTEGGHRMLANWLTLCGDPDAIARSAGLAPVVGQPVA from the coding sequence ATGCCGCGGATCCTTGTCGTCGACAACTACGACTCCTTCGTCTACAACCTGGTTCAGTACCTGCAGCAGTTGCAGGCTGACACCACGGTGTTGCGCAACGACGAGGTGACCCCGGAGCAGGCCGGCGCGTACGACGGTGTGCTGCTCTCCCCCGGCCCGGGTACGCCCGAAGAAGCCGGTGCGTGCGTGGACATCGTCAAGGAACAAGGCGGGAAGGTGCCGATCTTCGGCGTCTGCCTCGGCCTGCAGGCGATCGGCGTCGCGTACGGCGGGGTGGTCGGCCGCGCGGACGAGCTGCTGCACGGCAAAACCAGCCAGGTGTACCACGACGGCGCCGGCGTACTGGCCGGACTGCCATCGCCGTTCACCGCGACCCGGTATCACTCGCTCGCGATCACCCAGGACAGCGTGCCGAGCGAGTTGCAGGTGACGGCCCGGACCGACAAGGGCGTGATCATGGCTGCCCGGCATCACGAGCTCGCGGTCGAAGGCGTGCAGTTCCACCCGGAGTCGGTACTCACCGAGGGCGGTCACCGGATGCTCGCCAACTGGCTGACCCTTTGCGGCGACCCCGACGCGATCGCCCGCTCAGCCGGCCTCGCCCCGGTAGTCGGCCAACCGGTCGCCTAA
- a CDS encoding DUF881 domain-containing protein, with amino-acid sequence MRRISLWRAVAPLALLCAGLLFATSATNARGTDLRPSRNTTLAGLVEEQSRRSATLVRQHAALTQDIEKLQAQQGSIDPALAKRLKDLSDEVGTTPVTGPGLTVTLKDAPQQVVKDNPDVDADWLVIHQQDIQAVVNALWAGGADAISIQNHRVISTTGIKCVGNSVVLHGVPYLPPYKITAIGDRRKLQQALDDSQYIDNLQDYVVKFQLGYDVQNESSIAMPAYEGTLDLQSATVPGFDRTPSVSPTASGR; translated from the coding sequence TTGAGGCGGATTTCGCTGTGGCGGGCGGTGGCGCCGCTGGCGTTGCTGTGTGCCGGCCTGCTGTTCGCGACCAGTGCCACCAACGCCCGTGGTACGGACCTGCGGCCCAGCCGTAACACTACGCTCGCCGGGCTGGTGGAGGAACAGAGCCGCCGCAGCGCAACCCTGGTCCGGCAGCACGCGGCGCTCACCCAGGACATCGAGAAGCTGCAGGCGCAGCAGGGGTCGATCGACCCGGCGCTGGCGAAGCGGCTGAAGGACCTGTCCGACGAGGTCGGCACCACGCCGGTCACCGGGCCGGGCCTGACCGTGACGCTGAAGGACGCGCCGCAGCAAGTGGTGAAGGACAATCCGGACGTCGACGCCGACTGGCTGGTGATCCACCAACAGGACATCCAGGCGGTGGTGAACGCGCTCTGGGCCGGTGGCGCGGACGCGATCTCGATCCAGAACCACCGGGTCATCTCCACCACCGGGATCAAGTGCGTCGGCAACTCGGTAGTACTGCACGGGGTGCCGTACCTCCCGCCGTACAAGATCACCGCGATCGGCGACCGGCGGAAGCTGCAGCAGGCGCTCGACGACTCGCAGTACATCGACAACCTGCAGGACTACGTGGTGAAGTTCCAGCTCGGGTACGACGTGCAGAACGAGTCCTCGATCGCCATGCCCGCGTACGAGGGCACCCTGGACCTGCAGAGCGCCACCGTCCCCGGCTTCGACCGCACCCCTTCGGTCAGCCCCACCGCCAGCGGGCGTTAG
- a CDS encoding cell division protein CrgA, translating to MPESSSRKTKKAEKVKVKAEKTPKKPRTQSRVWVAPLMLACWLLGLAWLVVFYVAGQDIPVMNDLGNWNLLIGMGLIAVGFVVSTQWV from the coding sequence GTGCCCGAGTCGAGCAGTCGCAAAACGAAGAAGGCCGAGAAGGTCAAGGTCAAGGCCGAGAAGACGCCGAAGAAGCCGCGCACCCAGTCCCGGGTGTGGGTGGCGCCGCTGATGCTGGCCTGCTGGCTGCTCGGGCTGGCTTGGCTGGTCGTCTTCTACGTAGCCGGCCAGGACATCCCGGTGATGAACGACCTGGGCAACTGGAACCTGCTGATCGGCATGGGCCTGATCGCGGTCGGCTTCGTCGTCTCCACCCAGTGGGTCTGA
- a CDS encoding EXLDI protein: protein MPNKTIYVSDDDLPLYKKAQELAGNLSSAISIALRKYVELEEGRLEGYDEITVRVGRGTGRKQRFSGVLLAEGGRSNNTGYEAFKVYRSRTGKFVLHADRRNQFTVNADDERYLTGWRSWIGNWSSDQSWSMAQGEATLQVVETVDELRDLIPEDLYALVEEAANQPAVEDLDI, encoded by the coding sequence ATGCCGAACAAGACGATCTATGTGTCCGACGACGACCTGCCGCTGTACAAGAAGGCGCAGGAGCTCGCCGGCAACCTGTCCTCGGCGATCTCGATCGCCCTGCGCAAGTACGTCGAGCTGGAAGAAGGCCGGCTCGAGGGGTACGACGAGATCACCGTCCGGGTCGGCCGGGGCACCGGCCGCAAACAGCGGTTCTCGGGCGTACTGCTGGCCGAGGGCGGCCGGTCCAACAACACCGGGTACGAGGCCTTCAAGGTGTACCGCAGCCGGACCGGGAAGTTCGTCCTGCACGCGGACCGGCGGAACCAGTTCACCGTCAACGCGGACGACGAGCGGTACCTGACCGGCTGGCGGTCCTGGATCGGGAACTGGAGCTCCGACCAGTCCTGGAGCATGGCGCAGGGCGAGGCCACCCTGCAGGTCGTGGAGACCGTCGACGAGCTCCGCGACCTGATCCCCGAGGACCTGTACGCGCTGGTCGAGGAGGCTGCCAACCAGCCGGCGGTCGAGGACCTCGACATCTGA
- a CDS encoding ATP-binding cassette domain-containing protein produces the protein MSAAIDVTGLRKSYGEKLVLDGIDLNVAEGTIFSLLGPNGAGKTTVVQILATLNTADAGEIRVAGHDLRKQPEAVRAAIGVTGQFSAVDGLMTGRENLILMADLYHLGKREARQRADELLEQFDLAEAGKKLAMTYSGGMKRRLDLAMTLVGRPRIIFLDEPSTGLDPRSRHNMWTTIRELVAGGVTILLTTQYLEEADQLADRIAVLDHGRLVAQGTAEELKRLAPGGHIRLRFTSPEEFALAGRVLPTGVPNQESLVLQVPNDGSVHSLRALLARMDDASLEVDELTVHTPDLDDVFFAVTGQPTQQEKVTTK, from the coding sequence ATGTCAGCAGCGATCGACGTCACCGGACTGCGCAAGTCCTACGGCGAGAAACTCGTCCTCGACGGCATCGACCTGAATGTTGCCGAAGGCACCATCTTTTCCCTGCTCGGCCCGAACGGCGCCGGCAAGACCACTGTCGTACAGATCCTGGCCACGCTGAACACCGCCGACGCCGGCGAGATCCGGGTGGCCGGTCACGACCTGCGCAAGCAGCCGGAGGCGGTCCGGGCCGCGATCGGCGTCACCGGTCAGTTCTCCGCGGTCGACGGTCTGATGACCGGCCGGGAGAACCTGATCCTGATGGCCGACCTGTACCACCTCGGCAAGCGGGAGGCGCGGCAGCGGGCCGACGAGCTGCTGGAGCAGTTCGACCTGGCCGAGGCCGGCAAGAAGCTGGCGATGACGTACTCCGGCGGTATGAAGCGCCGCCTCGACCTGGCGATGACACTGGTCGGCCGGCCGCGGATCATCTTCCTGGACGAGCCGAGCACCGGCCTCGACCCGCGGAGCCGGCACAACATGTGGACGACGATCCGGGAACTGGTCGCCGGTGGTGTCACGATCCTGCTCACCACGCAGTACCTGGAAGAAGCGGATCAGCTCGCCGATCGGATCGCCGTACTCGACCACGGACGCCTGGTCGCCCAAGGCACGGCCGAGGAACTGAAGCGGCTCGCGCCCGGCGGGCACATCCGGCTGCGGTTCACCTCGCCGGAGGAGTTCGCCCTCGCCGGGCGGGTGCTGCCGACCGGCGTACCCAATCAGGAATCGCTCGTCCTGCAGGTGCCGAACGACGGCAGCGTGCACTCGCTCCGCGCGCTGCTGGCCCGGATGGACGACGCCTCGCTCGAGGTGGACGAGCTGACCGTACACACCCCCGACCTGGACGACGTGTTCTTCGCCGTCACCGGTCAACCCACTCAGCAGGAGAAGGTGACGACGAAATGA
- a CDS encoding ABC transporter permease: protein MSSTTIQSVPAAQAAPASRPLTDIGTMLRRNLRHAQRYPGLSLGALGMPVIMILLFGLVFGNTFAAGLGGGGRGAYIDFLTPGILLMSIASGTMSPAVAVCMDMTEGIVARFRTMAIFRPAVLAGHVLGNVLLTIVSLALVVGFAILIGFRPNASVGDWLLAAGLLIAVTFALTWFAIALGLTSKTPESASNIVLPISLLLPFLSNTFIPLQSMPSGIRWFAEYQPFTPIINTLRHLMLGTPMDSGDGWLSLAWCLAIAVVGYFWAQKNYNKGTVA, encoded by the coding sequence ATGAGCTCCACCACAATCCAGTCCGTACCGGCCGCCCAGGCCGCCCCGGCCAGTCGTCCGCTGACCGACATCGGCACCATGCTGCGCCGCAACCTGCGGCACGCGCAGCGCTACCCCGGCCTGTCGCTCGGCGCGCTCGGGATGCCGGTGATCATGATCCTGTTGTTCGGCCTGGTCTTCGGTAACACGTTCGCGGCCGGGCTCGGCGGCGGGGGGCGCGGCGCGTACATCGACTTCCTCACCCCCGGGATCCTGCTGATGTCGATCGCGTCCGGAACGATGTCCCCGGCGGTCGCGGTCTGTATGGACATGACCGAGGGGATCGTCGCCCGGTTCCGGACGATGGCGATCTTCCGGCCGGCGGTGCTCGCCGGGCACGTACTCGGCAATGTGCTGCTGACCATCGTCAGCCTCGCTCTGGTCGTCGGTTTCGCGATCCTGATCGGCTTCCGGCCGAACGCGTCCGTCGGGGACTGGCTGCTCGCGGCCGGGCTGTTGATCGCGGTGACGTTCGCGCTGACCTGGTTCGCGATCGCGTTGGGGCTGACCAGCAAGACGCCGGAGAGCGCGAGCAACATCGTGCTGCCGATCAGCTTGCTGCTGCCGTTCCTCAGCAACACGTTCATCCCGTTGCAGTCGATGCCGAGCGGCATCCGCTGGTTCGCCGAGTACCAGCCGTTCACTCCGATCATCAACACCCTGCGGCACCTGATGCTGGGTACGCCGATGGACAGCGGTGACGGCTGGCTCTCGCTCGCCTGGTGCCTGGCGATCGCCGTCGTCGGCTACTTCTGGGCGCAGAAGAACTACAACAAGGGGACCGTGGCTTAA